In the genome of Gossypium hirsutum isolate 1008001.06 unplaced genomic scaffold, Gossypium_hirsutum_v2.1 scaffold_1100, whole genome shotgun sequence, the window AATCCTATCATCAGGGTACAAGTGAGGCATCTTCTGAGCCCAACAGAAAGTTTGCAGAGCTCTTTGTGGAAGATCCATAAGACCCAATTCCCGAATTGTGATTGATAACGAACCCTTACGCAAAAAGGGAGCCCATTTATTGAGAACTGCAGACACATCATCATCGGAAGCAAGGTCTTTAATCTCTTTAGATAAGCCAATAAGAAAGCTTGGGTTCTTATATAACTGTGGTGATACAGAAGCACGAGATGAGTTTACCCCAGCAGAAGACTTCTTAACGTGTTTCTTTGGCATAGGAAATCCCAGTGGCCGTAGCTTGTAAGGAAGTGGGAGAGGAAGAGGCCTCTCTCTACCTACTTTTCCAGGTTTTTGAGGAATTCTTCCCTGAAAAAGTGAAGATATGGCTTCAACCTCATCTGATTCCCAAGCAAGATCAATATTCACATGATCTTCTTTGTCGTCTTCTTCTTCAGGTGAATCACTATTGTGACCGCAAATTGACTTTATTTGTTCAGTGTCAGTGGACATGTCGGTTTCAGTTCTAGGTTTCTCCAAGAATAAGTTAACGCCAAAGTCAGGAGGGAGTTTGGTGCGATGCGGATAACGGCGGTTCTTGGGTTGCTTGCTATAGCAAATTCTTGTGTTGGGATGCGCCAGGTTAGTAACACAAATGCTCTGTTGTAGTTTTCCTCTCAAAGTTATGAAAGGATATGTGGTGATGGATGAGAATATGCAATCCATTTTCTTAGTATTATGGTTCGTTTGGAGGATGAACCTTGTGCATAAAAAAGGAGATGCTCCAATACCTAACGGGAATTTCTCACTGACGACGGGCATTTTAAAGTATGCAGCTGTGGGCTTGAGAGCTGAAATGAAGGAAACTATGTAAGGCAAACAGGTACTGGAGTTGCAGGAGGAGATTTTGATTTTTGGAAAAGGAATTGAAGTTGAACAGATTATGAAAACTTACATTCAATTCATCGCCTTTCGATCAAAACCAACACCAAACCAAACCCACCTTCACCCAAATACTACATatcaatcaaaatataaaatcaacAACCCAAAACCATAATAATCCCGAGAGAAGCACCAAGGTTTGTTTTTGGAAAAagctttaaaaaatgaaaagattatGAATTGAATAATAAACCCCCAATTTAATTCAACAACTTTCAATCAAAAGTAGCACCAAGCCAACCGCTCCCTCACTCAAATCCCACAACATCCAACAGAGCCAgaataaaaagaaatcaataacCCAAAACCAGAATAATCTCATATTAGAAACCAAACGAACTTGAAACAACTAAAAAAAACGAAgggaagcaaataaaagaaaaaatgatgTCTCACCCACTGTCGATTGACAAAGACTTTGTTGGAAAGGTGTCTTCTTTGACAATCCCCTTATGGTGGAAGAAGATGTTGAATCCTAGCTTTCTGGTTAGAAATGCAATGGGTTTGGGGGAGTTCCTTGGAAATCTAGTCTGATCAAAGGAAAGAGGGGAAGGAGAGGATCATTTCGGAAGGGAGCAGTAAGCCGGAAAATCACTGGCGTCGGTAGAACAAAGATACGGCGAGGAGATTTGAGGTTGAGAGAATTTAGTATTGTATTTTGCTTAAGAATTGATTTAGTTAGAagagaaaatatgattatttagtttttaaagttaataataaagttAAGGGATAATGCATGACAAACAGGTTTAAAAACaaggagaaaataaattttagggcTATTTAACGTaagatttaaaatatttcaaaattaataaaatttttaaaaataaattacacgtgagtatgttttaaaatataaaaaatttaaacttaaaaatcaaaatcgactttttaaaattttaagcatcATATTACAAAAAAGAttggataaaatttaaatactaaatataacattaatatatttttcaacaaaCCTTCAATGATAAAACCATAAAAAGTGAATTTCTTTTATAGCTTGAatgctttttttaattatttaaatttatttattatataaatagtaAAACGTACGAATCAAAACATATATTATTAATCAACCAAACACTTTGAAGgggaatattgaatttttttaaataatataaaaatttatttaaaattttaaaacaagtttcaattttctataattggataaatatcataaaaaatttatgGGTCGTGCCTGGCCCGGCACCTTAGTTTTCTTTTCCTCTTCAGGTCACTGCCCCCAATCTGTAACAGCTAATTTCTAAATCCCTAaccctaacaaaataactttgcCTTCTCCACTCCAACACCCTACGGCCACCTCCATTGTCGTTCACGAGTCAGGCAGTCACCAACGGTCCACCATCATCGTTCACCAGTCAGGTAGTCACCATCGGTCCACCAGTCAATCGCTTTCAAGTAAGAGCAAAATTAAAATtgcattccttttttttttcaagtaagAGCAAACCCGTTACTACTCAACTATAACTCAGTAGCATTTTTGGCATGCAAGTGGCTCATAAAACAAACCCGCTCCTCCTTTTATTCTTGCTATGCTTTTtgcttttacaatttttttccttttcccctAGGGTTTTATTCATCGCAGCCGGCTAAAGGTAAAGTCTGCATTTAGTTTCGAGTTATTGAAGTAGTTTTGACGAATTCtactttgttttttaaaaaaatatataattagggTTTTGGATAGTGATTTTTAAGTGGATTTGTTGAATTCTAGCCCCgaaagttttgtttttttatgtaatGTAGTGTTTTGATAGTGATTCttaaattttgatattgaataacTTGATGCtttgaaatttatgtttttataatatttgttgTCTTCTTGCTTGCAGTACTAACTGGAATATTCGATATTTATTGTATTTGTACAGTGAGTCAATgatgttatatttaatttaaatctaATTTGATCTGGTATGCTTCGTTCATTTATAATTTCaaagtttctattttttttaatatcgaATTGGCACATTGGATCtcgaatatttaatatttaagtttgtAGTTGTAACTTTCTACTGGTTTTCTTTGTTATTAGTCTGTCCCTACATTTTGAAGGCAGCAGATAATTGGGTTTCTATTTTATAAGTTTGTATAGTAATTCTCCTTAAAAACTAATGAAAGCATGATCATCTTTTGTACCTATCTTCATCTGTTTTATGCAATTTAAATTAAGGGTCTCCTTCATAATGTTGATAGTTGATTGGACAGATCACCAGGCCATCATAGGATTTTTGTATTTAGTTGCAAGCAATCGTTCATTACCCTCATTTTTCCACTGGTTTCCatctattttgatttattcaaaagCTGAAGATTTCATCTGGCATTTACATGTTTGCTAAGGACATTTTCTTGGAATGATTAGTTCTTTATCCATTTTTATTCTCATTTTCCAGGTTTTCATCTATTTGATTTCTTTAGAAGCTGATGGTGTTTGCATTTCTCTTCTgacaatttatttgtttttaactgTTTCTCGATGTCATGTTCAGTTGTGAGTAGTGCATGTTGTATGTTTCAGGAGTAGGCAAGTCTAACCTT includes:
- the LOC121227592 gene encoding pentatricopeptide repeat-containing protein At2g01860-like — translated: MDCIFSSITTYPFITLRGKLQQSICVTNLAHPNTRICYSKQPKNRRYPHRTKLPPDFGVNLFLEKPRTETDMSTDTEQIKSICGHNSDSPEEEDDKEDHVNIDLAWESDEVEAISSLFQGRIPQKPGKVGRERPLPLPLPYKLRPLGFPMPKKHVKKSSAGVNSSRASVSPQLYKNPSFLIGLSKEIKDLASDDDVSAVLNKWAPFLRKGSLSITIRELGLMDLPQRALQTFCWAQKMPH